From the genome of Nicotiana tabacum cultivar K326 chromosome 2, ASM71507v2, whole genome shotgun sequence:
TGgcatgttttaaaataaaatctttttaagTCCACCAATTATTTGGACCATTTTTCTCGGgccatatatataaaaaaatttgaagcaatattattttgaaaataaattttttatttggctaaagataATAATATTCTAATTAAGTTATTTTTATATGTTTAGCTAAAAAAGAAATACAtagttaaaataaattaaataattattgtatctaaagaagaaataaaaaaaatagaattaaaactccattattttggttaattgtttTTGGCTAAATATTATGAAACTTCAACCAAACGTTGCATGAAAGAAAGAAACgcacatttttttctttttctagaaaATATATTGTTTGAACTCCATTACTTTGGCTAAACCTtctttttatttggctaaaataaTAGAATTTAAACTAAAATTTGCAGATTTAGCTCAAAAGTGAATAAACAGTTAAAACAAATAGTCATTATATCTAAGAGGACAAAAAGATACAATTGGGACAAAATATGTAATCTATATGAAAATAAAACAAGGAGGCATACAGATGAAATAAGTAAATCATTATGTCATATTATGTGACACTTAATAGTTAAAAAGTACCTCACTTGAAAGatgattctttatttttttttctttcctttcacgAGCCTAAAAGAGAGGGTATTCATGCTTTTTGTCACATTAATGTCTTGGTGGGTCGATGGTATCAAATTATCAAGTTCAAAGCGTAATAAAGCCAATGTAAAATTTAGGTATGCACTGAATAAAAATCGTCAAATTCCGGGGGTTCCTGATCTATTTTGCCCAAATTTCTTTAGTTTAAATGCACCTTTTGAATACAGTCGGTAGCCCGGTGCAATAAAGCTGGCATACCGTGTTCACACAAGGTATGGGAAAGGGCTGCACTCCAAGGGGGTGTGATGTATACAATCTACTTTAACGTAAATATTAGTAGCTGATTTCACGGCTTGAACTCATGACCTATATATCACACAGAGACAATTTTACCGTTGCTCAAAAGCTACCGTACGTTTTGAATACAGTCGATTGAACCAAAAGTGCTCAACTTTCGTAAGCTCAAACCATGTGTGTTTGAGATATAATGAAGACATAAAACATACATATCTCAAACTTAAGGGACCATTTGAGATAAATATAAAAGCCTCCAAATGGGCCGTAGTATATATTTAGAGTTTGATTTTGGGTTCAACTCTCACAAATTCACAGAAGGAGTACGCCTCCCTTTCCCCTCGCAAATATACACAAGTGAGACAGCAATTGACAGAGAGCTGTGAGGCGGACACAACAATGGCGGACGATGACTATGATATGGACGGAGGGTTAGTGCCCCTTTTCTTCCTTTTACTTTACTGAGCAAATTTTATGCTTATTTGGCTTATTGTGGGTAATACGATTTAATCGCTTGCTATTTGACTATCTCTGTTTTTTCAGTTGAAAGATTCTTCCTTTTTGGTATATTTAGCTGATTTCCAGTGGATATTAACCTCTTTTAGGGTTTAGTGCTTATGATTTCGTGCCTTTAACCTTTTAGGGTTTGTCTGGTGGTTTGTTTAATATTTGGGTTTTATCGTAGGGGTGGTTTAACTTGTTTTAGGGTTTATGCATTTGGGTTTTAACGTTTTAGGATTTTAAAGTTCTTTACTTTGAATTTTACATTGCCATTCTTTTGGGTAGGTCTTGAAGTCTATATTGAGGTCTGTTCAGCTGAAATTGGCACAAATGGATATAGCCATTTTGGTCCTAGTTGATATTGTAAAGTTCTTATAAGCATTCGAGAACCTGTAGTCTTGTTTTTTTCTTCCTCTCATCTTCTTGATTTTGCATGGCGCAGAattaaagtaaacaaataaaggtgcCCCCTTTGTTAACTGCTTAAGCTTTAAGGTGATTTGGCTTTCAGAATTTAACTTTTAGATGAGGCGGTTCACACAAGAGCTGAAAGAAGTCTTCGCTTTGAGTCTTATTGTGAGAcatcaagaaaaatattttctcatgCATGGCCCGAAAGGAAAATTTTTAGACCAACATGTCAGGAACGTATGCagataaaaaaaacaaaacaaatagaAGTGTCACCTCTAAAGTTTAAGATTTTAGATGAGGCGATTCACACTATTCAATGACAAGTATCTGTGTATTGGTCGGAGAGTCTATTCTTAAAAGGACCTTGTTGGATAAGGTGGCAGGATGCCCTTATAGAATTAGGTAGACGGAGGCTCCCCTGTAACGGCTCTACGACAGTACCACTGAGTGTAACTTATTCTGGATTGCTGCTTTTAATGGATCATTTGTGccggtttgagattattttgaAATTTAGCTGATTAGTTCATTTAAGGTAATATACTATTTTGTCGATCaatgattttgaaaaaatttATGCATAAAGTCGCTTAACTAGCTGCATTCTAGAGGACTTTCACATGAATGGTAATGGGATGGACAACCAGCAGTGCTGGAGGTTAAGGTCATGATGTTCACAGAAGTGTCCTATTTTGCTCCAGAAATGCTTTGTATTAATACAATGGAAATAGGGCATTGACCTTTAAGTCCAGCAGTCCAGCGAGGACAGCTATTTTTGTGGTTAAACCATTTGTTACTGGtgtatttgttttttgttttctgATTTGGTGGTTGTGAAGATGAATTACGTTGGATTCTGGTAAAGGTCATTGGGTATTTTACCTATTAGGCATTTATCTGTCTACATTTGTGCAGATACGTGGACGAGCCAATAGAACCTGAGCCTGATGTAAGATGATTTCTCCTTGTATTCATTATTATGGGTatgtaattttttttcatttgtgcTTAATGAAGCATATTGCATTATTTGGAATAACCGACAGGAAGGAGCAGAGATTGAAGAAGATAATGGCAACAATGAGGACATACCAGACCCCCTGTTGGGTGAAGGTGAGGAGAAAACAGAGCAAGAGCCTGTGGAGCGACCTCGGAAGACGTCGAAGTATATGACAAAATATGAACGTGCTAGAATCCTGGGCACTCGTGCACTCCAGATCAGGTCCATTTGTTTTTTCCCAGCTTTGCATTATTCCCAAGTTCGTATTTTAGAGTTTGAAAACTTGTGAAGCCAAATGCAATCTTTTATAATTTGGTGAGTTCTTTATTCCTTGAGCAGCATGAATGCTCCTGTGATGGTTGAGTTGGAGGGGGAAACTGATCCACTTGAGGTGAGCCTCTTTTTTAATCTTCCTTCATAGTTCAGACTTATGCACACAATGTTTGTTTGGTGAAGTTTCTAGATTGCCTGATGTTTTTTTCGTTAATGTTCATTTATGTTAAAAGATTGCAATGAAGGAGCTCCGAGAGAGAAAGATACCATTCACAATTCGCCGTTACCTGCCTGATGGAAGGCAAGGCTTCCTTTGTCTTTAAGCATCTGTTTTTATTTCTTTCCCATTTATTGCCTCATCCTCATCCTACTTAAGTTTAATTATCTTTTTTTGGTGTTGTATTAGTTATGAAGATTGGGGAGTCGATGAATTGATTGTTGAGGATTCATGGAAGAGACAAGTCGGAGGAACTTGATGCTTCTTGTGAGGAGTATTATCTGTTGTTTTTGGTTGTCGAACTCCACCAAATTATTGTGAAGTTATCAATGTATTAAGGAAAATTCAAGTGCTTATTCATATCGGCTGTGTAATATTGCAAGTTCTAATGGGTATGTACTTTGTCAACCATTGATGGAGCTAGGGCATGCTGAGTTTTGTATGAGATGGAAGTAATTTACTAGTAGGGTCCTGAGACTCCAGAAGTTCGTTAGTAAATGAAAAAATGGAGTAGACTCTCAACATTTTTTAGAAGGAAATAGGCTTGCACACTTAGCATGTCGTATCTGTGTTAAGATTTCTATATGTTTCCACCGATTCTCTCTTAAGCTAATAAAGACTACCTAAATTACTTCTAAGGTgtcgtttggttgggaaacaaGTTATTCTAGGATTAATATTCCGGGATTAGTTATCTTGGGATTGTTATTCCACAGGGATAAAAATACACTATAATCTCGGGATTAGTTATATCGCGATTTTAAAGTTCATCTCAAATTTATTTTTGGGATTAATTATCGCAATTTTGTATTGAAGGAGCCCTAAGCATAATGTTTGACATTGTAATTAGATCCATAAACCGGTGTATGTTATTTTCGAATAGTGACAAGAAAAAAAGAATTCCAATGATAAAAAGAGTAGCTTCCTACCTATTGATACAATTAATTGAGACTTTTGTTTACTCATCTCATCCATTGGTTCTCATGATCAATTTGTGAAAACAGTGGCAACAATCTTTGGTGAGATGCATATTTGAAACGACTTTTGAATCATTGCGACGCAACAATCACGAGAATTAAAGGCCAAAATATGATTTTGTAAAAACGTGAAAACTCTATCAACTACTCGTTTCAAAGCATGATAAACATGCAACATTGGATCCATGTTGTATATTTGAATGAGGTTGACTTCCTTGCTTCTCTCACGGTACATTCCTCTTCCTGCCAAATTACATAGAAGGAATAATTTAACTACATTATGTGAAAatacaaattattttcttaatgaTATTTTACTCGACAAACATAGCAATCAGTCAATCACCCAGGAGTtgcaaaaaatatgaaaataaatcaCATCTCACTAGGATATCTTGGTCTACAAAATCTTTTGTTAATGAAGTCTATTGTTAATTGTGATATAGGTTAATCAGTATTTGAATTTGCCTACTGTAAAATTTGAACACAATAGACATTGCAGAGTCATTTACAGTAGCTGATAACcaagagaaaagcaaaaagcaCTTCATTTAGACTTTAAACAAAACTAGAAAAGCTAACTCAAACAAACTTCTAATAACAGTTTCACTAAATATGAAGGAAA
Proteins encoded in this window:
- the LOC107810104 gene encoding DNA-directed RNA polymerases II and V subunit 6B translates to MADDDYDMDGGYVDEPIEPEPDEGAEIEEDNGNNEDIPDPLLGEGEEKTEQEPVERPRKTSKYMTKYERARILGTRALQISMNAPVMVELEGETDPLEIAMKELRERKIPFTIRRYLPDGSYEDWGVDELIVEDSWKRQVGGT